A stretch of Treponema vincentii F0403 DNA encodes these proteins:
- a CDS encoding (deoxy)nucleoside triphosphate pyrophosphohydrolase, giving the protein MRESVVGIVRKNNKFLLGLRTPGGDVGEHWEFPGGKCEAGETHQQALIREYEEELAVGISVGKFIAHKHFQNDRRNFDLFAYEVILPEEQNCVSSVHSELKWFSIDELSGIPMVPSDALFIPELRKFYQL; this is encoded by the coding sequence ATGCGTGAATCGGTAGTGGGTATTGTCCGGAAGAATAATAAGTTCCTGCTCGGCTTGCGGACACCCGGCGGCGATGTCGGAGAGCATTGGGAATTTCCCGGAGGAAAGTGTGAGGCAGGAGAAACGCATCAGCAAGCGTTAATCCGCGAATATGAAGAAGAACTTGCAGTAGGTATATCCGTCGGCAAGTTTATCGCACATAAGCATTTTCAAAACGACCGCCGTAATTTTGATCTTTTTGCCTACGAGGTAATTCTTCCGGAGGAACAGAACTGTGTTTCTTCCGTACATTCGGAATTAAAGTGGTTCTCGATTGACGAGCTGTCCGGCATTCCGATGGTTCCGTCGGATGCACTATTCATCCCTGAGCTGCGGAAATTTTATCAGTTATAA
- a CDS encoding coenzyme F420-0:L-glutamate ligase, producing the protein MPQKVGTVSRGLIAPIVHAGDDIAAIAVDTLLSAAEAEGFSIHDRDILAVTESVVARSQGNYASTDQIAADIREKFGSEHIGLVFPILSRNRFAICLEGIAKAGNRLTLVLSYPSDEVGNRLMNPDAGKAESVNPWLDSFTAEEFTQRFGSYKHPFTGIDYIAFYNSIIKKYNSQSSIMLANDPCAVLSATKNVLACDIHTREDTKWRLKEHGAVRVYGLDDILAKPVKGSGYNSKYGLLGSNKATEDSIKLFPNNCQALVEKIQLMLKEKTGKTVEVMVYGDGAFKDPVGKIWELADPVVSPGFTAGLSGTPHEVKLKYLADNNFKNLSGKEQYQAMINYISEHKKNALSSQIDESEAQGTTPRQLTDLIGSLCDLTSGSGDKGTPIIFIQGYFNKFGE; encoded by the coding sequence ATGCCTCAGAAGGTTGGAACGGTTTCGCGGGGGCTGATAGCGCCTATTGTACATGCGGGGGATGATATTGCGGCAATTGCGGTAGATACGCTCTTGTCGGCGGCAGAGGCGGAGGGTTTTTCCATTCACGATCGGGATATTCTTGCCGTAACGGAATCCGTTGTGGCCCGGTCTCAAGGGAATTATGCTTCTACCGATCAGATCGCCGCCGATATACGGGAAAAATTCGGAAGCGAACACATCGGCTTGGTGTTTCCGATTTTGAGCAGAAACCGTTTTGCAATCTGTTTGGAAGGTATCGCAAAGGCGGGAAACCGGCTAACGCTCGTGCTAAGCTATCCTTCCGACGAGGTGGGGAACCGGCTGATGAATCCCGATGCCGGAAAAGCGGAATCGGTAAACCCGTGGCTGGATTCCTTTACGGCAGAGGAGTTTACACAGCGCTTCGGGTCGTACAAGCATCCCTTTACCGGCATCGATTATATCGCTTTTTATAACTCGATCATCAAAAAATACAATTCACAATCTTCCATTATGCTCGCAAATGATCCGTGCGCCGTTCTTTCCGCAACAAAGAACGTGCTCGCCTGCGACATTCATACGCGGGAAGACACAAAGTGGCGTTTAAAGGAGCACGGCGCCGTCCGCGTATACGGCCTTGATGACATACTTGCCAAACCGGTTAAGGGCAGCGGATACAACAGCAAGTACGGGCTGCTCGGCTCGAATAAGGCCACGGAAGATTCCATAAAGCTCTTCCCGAATAATTGCCAAGCCTTGGTGGAAAAAATTCAACTCATGCTTAAAGAGAAAACCGGCAAAACGGTTGAGGTGATGGTATACGGCGACGGCGCGTTTAAAGACCCCGTCGGAAAAATTTGGGAGCTTGCCGACCCCGTCGTGTCGCCGGGCTTTACCGCAGGATTATCCGGCACACCGCATGAGGTAAAACTAAAGTACCTTGCCGACAACAACTTTAAAAACTTATCCGGCAAAGAACAGTACCAAGCGATGATAAACTATATCAGCGAGCATAAGAAAAATGCCTTATCGTCGCAGATCGACGAAAGCGAAGCGCAGGGAACAACACCCCGCCAATTAACCGATCTGATCGGTTCCTTGTGCGACCTTACTTCCGGCAGCGGCGACAAAGGTACCCCGATTATCTTTATTCAAGGTTACTTTAATAAGTTCGGCGAATGA
- the lepB gene encoding signal peptidase I — protein sequence MKRKILRFLIFIGCVLFLKSYALEIRRISGHSMEPALSDGQFVVIWKLAYGIPLPATNRYLCRWKMPQTGDTVLYHIDGRYVVKRCVKTENAALHFITAPQEAQGDYAALRLDNRTVALNRVQFRNLGGFLPENEQRVPDGFILALGDNAAQSRDSRDYGFVSVDSICGRLLWN from the coding sequence GTGAAAAGAAAAATCCTGCGCTTCCTTATTTTTATAGGATGCGTTCTCTTTTTAAAAAGTTATGCTTTAGAAATACGGCGGATTTCGGGGCATTCGATGGAGCCGGCTCTTTCCGATGGGCAATTTGTTGTTATATGGAAATTGGCTTATGGAATTCCCCTTCCTGCTACGAACCGGTATCTTTGCCGGTGGAAAATGCCGCAAACGGGAGACACCGTGCTTTATCATATAGACGGCCGATATGTTGTAAAGCGGTGCGTAAAAACGGAGAATGCGGCACTGCATTTTATCACGGCGCCGCAGGAAGCACAGGGGGATTATGCAGCCCTTCGATTGGATAACAGGACGGTCGCGCTTAACCGCGTACAGTTTAGGAATCTCGGAGGATTCTTACCGGAAAACGAGCAGCGGGTTCCTGACGGTTTTATTTTAGCGCTTGGCGATAATGCAGCGCAATCTCGCGACTCCCGCGATTACGGGTTCGTCTCCGTCGATAGTATCTGCGGTCGATTACTATGGAACTAA
- a CDS encoding penicillin-binding protein, with protein MELNHFISKKRIIVFAGLLLIFTGLLVAKYACAMLGEEPEVRTVTKARERGAILDRNGKILAAATTLYNLSANKTLIGDLNQLVNVLAPILDISESELLNKIQDSKSNFLYLKKKLSENEKDIVKDAIQEYGLKGLRLETVANRIYPENALASTLIGYLGDDGKGLTGIEYSLQNILSPPEGTVDAGRNGYTVALTIDASIQYMLQQIAERTMKSAKAEAVIFLAADAKTGEILAYISEPSVDLARFSSSTQEERFDRPAYFIYEPGSVFKIFSIASFLELGTTKDTDVYTCDAQFIFRPRQLNDKKDQNVIRCLRVHGQVTPRDIIKFSCNDGMAQIADKTDAAAFAEKLRAFGFGKKTGLELPGEAAGIFAPVSSWSARTKHTIAIGQEIGVTSLQIVQAATAFTNKGKTLKLSLLSEIFDSAGKPVYRHKPKPLEQVISANTAKTVLDYMQTAADDGTGFRASIKGVPIAVKTGTAQMAQADGRGYSSTDYLSSCIGIFPVDDPQVILYMAVIRPVGETYGSLVAAPAISEAANAIIDYRGMGRTNAPNVTHTGIIQSHRQTPVTVGNTMPNLIGTPKRLLLELLNRTDITVKLTGDGYVTAQSPAAGTPIAKGMIIELSLE; from the coding sequence ATGGAACTAAATCATTTTATTTCTAAAAAACGCATTATTGTTTTTGCCGGCCTGTTACTCATCTTTACCGGCTTACTCGTTGCAAAGTATGCGTGCGCAATGCTTGGGGAAGAACCCGAAGTACGCACGGTTACAAAGGCACGCGAACGGGGCGCAATTTTAGATAGGAACGGAAAAATTTTAGCTGCGGCGACCACGCTCTATAATCTTTCGGCAAATAAAACCCTGATCGGGGATCTCAATCAGCTCGTTAACGTTCTTGCTCCGATTCTTGACATTTCGGAATCCGAGCTGCTGAATAAAATTCAAGATTCCAAATCAAATTTTTTATACTTAAAGAAAAAATTAAGCGAAAATGAAAAAGATATTGTAAAAGATGCAATACAGGAATACGGATTAAAAGGATTACGGCTTGAGACGGTAGCAAACCGTATTTATCCTGAAAATGCGCTTGCGTCGACGCTGATCGGTTATCTTGGGGATGACGGAAAAGGATTGACCGGCATCGAATACTCTCTGCAAAACATCCTTTCTCCGCCTGAAGGTACCGTCGATGCCGGAAGGAACGGGTACACAGTCGCTTTAACGATAGATGCTTCCATTCAATATATGCTGCAGCAGATAGCGGAACGGACGATGAAAAGCGCAAAGGCGGAGGCGGTTATTTTTCTTGCTGCCGATGCAAAGACGGGAGAAATTCTCGCATATATCAGCGAACCTTCGGTCGATTTAGCTCGTTTTTCTTCCAGCACCCAAGAAGAACGGTTTGACCGCCCCGCGTATTTTATCTATGAACCGGGTTCCGTTTTTAAGATTTTTTCGATAGCCTCTTTTTTAGAGCTTGGTACGACAAAGGATACCGATGTTTATACCTGTGATGCTCAATTTATTTTTAGACCGCGGCAGCTGAATGACAAAAAAGACCAAAATGTGATCCGCTGCTTGCGGGTACACGGCCAAGTAACGCCGCGGGATATTATCAAATTTTCCTGCAACGACGGAATGGCGCAGATTGCCGACAAAACCGATGCCGCCGCCTTTGCAGAAAAACTGCGGGCTTTCGGGTTCGGAAAAAAGACAGGTCTTGAGCTACCCGGAGAAGCGGCGGGGATTTTTGCACCGGTGTCGTCATGGTCTGCCCGTACTAAGCATACCATCGCAATAGGGCAGGAAATCGGCGTTACCTCCTTGCAAATTGTGCAGGCCGCAACAGCCTTTACCAATAAGGGAAAAACCTTAAAGCTGAGTCTGCTGTCCGAAATTTTCGATTCGGCAGGCAAGCCGGTGTATCGGCACAAACCTAAGCCGCTGGAACAGGTCATTTCCGCAAACACGGCAAAAACGGTGCTCGACTATATGCAGACCGCCGCCGATGACGGCACCGGTTTCCGCGCTTCGATTAAAGGAGTTCCCATCGCAGTTAAAACCGGTACGGCTCAAATGGCGCAAGCGGACGGACGCGGCTACAGCTCTACCGACTATTTAAGCAGCTGTATCGGTATTTTCCCCGTCGACGATCCGCAGGTTATCCTGTATATGGCGGTTATCCGCCCCGTCGGGGAAACCTACGGTTCGTTAGTCGCCGCGCCGGCTATCTCGGAAGCCGCAAACGCAATCATCGACTACCGCGGTATGGGACGCACCAATGCGCCGAACGTAACGCACACGGGTATTATTCAATCCCATCGCCAAACACCGGTAACCGTCGGCAATACGATGCCTAATTTAATCGGCACGCCGAAGCGGCTCCTCCTCGAGCTGTTAAACAGAACCGATATTACGGTTAAGCTGACCGGCGACGGCTATGTAACAGCCCAGAGCCCGGCGGCGGGGACACCTATCGCAAAAGGAATGATCATTGAACTCAGCCTCGAATAG
- a CDS encoding motility associated factor glycosyltransferase family protein yields MNSASNSGAASTGIPFAVDRGTFLRNCSSFTARFPEQAARLGLDKPESALQRLQALPPEYRLLPAKARGMEHTATLTVRGGFLHSKYNPQEEARRILGSEFFQTAEVRNRCIFAGLGLGYLASQYIEHFPAAEAVIIEADCNVFLCFLAARRLDSFFRHRKLSLLIGTQPEEAASFLASTGWNSSILFKAAVSIEAYKQWYEAFFVLLERNKMKNSINAKTLERFGTLWLKNTVKNLSTLCTAAKIGCFKNAFPDAAAAVLAGGPSLTAHLELIKKSGMDFLIIAVDTALRACLRAGITPDFVLSFDPQYWNYLHTAGLDTGKSLLISEAAVFPAVLRQQSRAVFLSNSSSPFARYLEGKGQNEAGDADCTLAAGGSVATTAWDFARYIGANPVIMAGLDLAYPNKQTHFAGSTFEEAAHTRSTRLAPAEQANFNSLYSAFPSLHKDYAGGTVLTDRRMLLYAWWFESALAKYPEVKTFNLMPHGVFIPGMPACSAEDFAGLTAGGLPRTAIEERLQTIVHNAYSQAFLDGCGARERQLAASVNAMTEGAAALAAQAEKAEALCRRLAECSSGSAEHIAEQAALITQLNKIDEEIKNGFAKDLVAVLFFNDENSADGSLPPIAAAEKVYGRIRQMALQVCTIFKNR; encoded by the coding sequence TTGAACTCAGCCTCGAATAGCGGCGCGGCTTCTACCGGCATCCCTTTTGCGGTTGACCGCGGAACGTTTCTCCGGAATTGCAGCAGCTTTACCGCCCGCTTTCCCGAACAGGCGGCGAGGCTTGGGCTTGATAAGCCTGAATCCGCCCTGCAGCGTTTACAAGCGCTTCCGCCCGAATACCGCCTTTTACCAGCGAAGGCACGGGGGATGGAACATACGGCGACGCTGACGGTAAGGGGCGGTTTTCTGCATTCCAAATATAACCCGCAGGAAGAAGCCCGCCGCATCCTCGGCTCCGAATTTTTCCAAACCGCAGAGGTGCGGAACCGCTGTATTTTTGCGGGGCTCGGTTTAGGCTACCTTGCTTCGCAGTATATTGAGCATTTCCCCGCCGCCGAAGCGGTAATTATTGAAGCCGATTGCAATGTTTTTCTTTGCTTTTTAGCCGCCCGCCGGCTCGATTCTTTTTTCCGGCACCGGAAGCTCAGCCTCCTAATAGGCACGCAGCCGGAAGAGGCCGCGTCGTTTCTTGCCTCGACGGGCTGGAATAGCAGCATACTGTTTAAAGCCGCCGTTTCCATCGAAGCGTACAAGCAATGGTACGAAGCGTTTTTCGTGCTGCTTGAGCGGAATAAAATGAAAAACAGCATCAATGCCAAAACGCTGGAACGCTTCGGTACGCTGTGGTTAAAAAATACGGTTAAAAACCTGAGTACGCTTTGTACGGCGGCGAAGATCGGCTGTTTTAAAAACGCCTTTCCCGATGCAGCTGCCGCCGTACTTGCCGGCGGGCCGAGTTTAACCGCCCATCTTGAGCTGATTAAAAAAAGCGGCATGGATTTTTTGATTATCGCAGTGGATACGGCGCTGCGGGCCTGTCTGCGGGCGGGAATTACACCCGACTTTGTCCTCAGCTTTGACCCCCAGTATTGGAACTACCTGCACACCGCCGGATTGGATACGGGTAAATCGCTTTTAATCAGCGAGGCGGCGGTTTTTCCGGCCGTACTCCGGCAGCAGAGCCGCGCCGTGTTTCTTTCCAATTCTTCTTCGCCCTTTGCCCGCTACCTTGAAGGCAAGGGACAAAACGAAGCCGGCGATGCGGACTGCACGCTTGCGGCCGGGGGGTCCGTTGCAACGACTGCGTGGGATTTTGCGCGGTATATCGGTGCAAACCCTGTTATCATGGCGGGGCTGGACTTAGCCTACCCCAACAAGCAAACGCACTTTGCAGGCAGTACCTTTGAAGAAGCCGCGCATACCCGCTCCACCCGCCTTGCCCCCGCAGAGCAGGCGAATTTTAATAGCTTATATTCGGCGTTTCCTTCGCTGCACAAAGATTACGCCGGAGGTACGGTGCTGACCGACCGCCGGATGCTGCTCTATGCGTGGTGGTTTGAAAGCGCGCTTGCAAAATATCCCGAAGTTAAAACTTTTAACCTGATGCCGCACGGGGTTTTTATACCCGGAATGCCTGCCTGCTCTGCGGAAGACTTTGCCGGTTTGACGGCCGGCGGCCTCCCGCGCACCGCCATCGAGGAGCGGCTTCAGACGATTGTACATAATGCGTATTCCCAAGCGTTTTTAGACGGCTGCGGTGCGCGGGAGCGGCAGTTAGCCGCTTCGGTCAATGCAATGACCGAAGGAGCCGCCGCCCTTGCAGCACAAGCGGAAAAAGCCGAGGCACTGTGCCGCCGCTTAGCGGAATGCAGCTCCGGCAGTGCAGAACACATAGCAGAACAAGCTGCGCTCATTACGCAGCTCAACAAAATAGATGAAGAAATTAAAAACGGCTTTGCAAAAGATTTAGTTGCAGTGCTCTTTTTTAACGATGAAAACAGCGCTGACGGAAGTTTACCGCCTATCGCTGCTGCAGAAAAAGTGTACGGAAGGATCCGGCAGATGGCGCTGCAGGTATGCACGATATTTAAAAACCGGTAA